The following coding sequences lie in one Ictalurus punctatus breed USDA103 chromosome 16, Coco_2.0, whole genome shotgun sequence genomic window:
- the rab38b gene encoding ras-related protein Rab-38b: MQSSQKEHLYKILVIGDLGVGKTSIIKRYVHQTYSTNYRATIGVDFALKVLNWDSETVRLQLWDIAGQERFGNMTRVYYREAMGAFIVFDVTRPTTFEAVTKWKEDLDSKLTLANGKSITTVLLANKCDQSKDILVNNGLKMDQFCQENGFVGWFETSAKENLNINEAANFLVKHIIASENDILKSVVPDTISPQLTTTTKMSCAACFKP, encoded by the exons ATGCAAAGCAGTCAGAAAGAACACTTGTATAAAATCCTCGTTATCGGGGATTTAGGTGTGGGCAAGACCAGCATCATTAAGCGCTATGTTCATCAGACGTACTCGACGAACTACAGAGCCACTATCGGGGTGGACTTCGCTCTCAAAGTTCTTAACTGGGACTCGGAGACTGTGAGACTGCAGCTCTGGGACATAGCAG GTCAGGAGCGCTTTGGGAACATGACGCGGGTGTACTACAGAGAGGCCATGGGGGCGTTCATTGTTTTTGATGTCACCAGACCTACAACATTTGAAGCAGTCACCAAATGGAAGGAGGACCTGGACTCAAAGTTGACACTTGCCAATGGCAAAAGCATTACCACAGTACTTCTGGCCAACAAGTGTGACCAAAGCAAAGACATTCTGGTTAATAATGGTCTGAAGATGGACCAGTTCTGTCAAGAAAATGGATTTGTAGGATGGTTTGAAACCTCAGCTAAG gaaaatctaAACATCAACGAAGCTGCAAATTTCCTGGTCAAGCACATCATTGCCAGCGAGAATGATATTCTCAAATCAGTGGTTCCAGACACCATTTCCCCTCAGCTGACCACAACCACGAAGATGAGCTGTGCTGCATGTTTCAAACCCTAA